A single region of the Sulfitobacter geojensis genome encodes:
- the miaB gene encoding tRNA (N6-isopentenyl adenosine(37)-C2)-methylthiotransferase MiaB: MTAPKKLFIKTYGCQMNVYDSERMAEALGGQGYVETSTADDADMILLNTCHIREKAAEKVYSELGRLKPLKELNPDLKIGVAGCVAQAEGEEIMRRQPAVDLVVGPQSYHRLPEMETKVRKGETALDTDFPEEDKFEHLKSRPKAKRAPAAFLTVQEGCDKFCAFCVVPYTRGAEVSRPASRVLQEARDLVERGVREVTLLGQNVNAYHGAGDAGDMTLAQLIRALAKVDGLERIRYTTSHPNDMDDDLIAAHGEVPELMPYLHLPVQSGSDRILKRMNRSHTADSYLRLLERIRAARPDIILSGDFIVGFPEETDADFEATMDLVREVKYGYAYSFKYSTRPGTPAAERALVDADVADARLQRLQALITGHQREIQNSMVGRDVSVLIERAGREAGQMLGKSEYLHSVHIENCTAQIGDIVNVRIAEAKTNSLTARHL; the protein is encoded by the coding sequence ATGACTGCGCCCAAAAAGCTGTTTATCAAGACCTATGGCTGTCAGATGAATGTCTATGACAGCGAACGCATGGCCGAAGCGCTGGGCGGACAGGGCTATGTCGAGACGTCGACAGCGGATGATGCAGATATGATTCTGCTGAATACCTGCCACATTCGCGAGAAAGCAGCTGAAAAGGTCTATTCCGAACTGGGCCGCCTGAAGCCGTTGAAAGAATTGAACCCCGATTTGAAAATCGGCGTGGCAGGATGTGTGGCGCAGGCGGAAGGCGAAGAAATCATGCGTCGCCAGCCCGCTGTTGATCTGGTGGTCGGCCCGCAAAGCTATCATCGTCTGCCGGAGATGGAGACAAAGGTCCGCAAGGGTGAAACCGCGCTTGATACGGATTTCCCGGAAGAGGATAAATTCGAGCACCTGAAATCGCGCCCCAAGGCAAAACGCGCCCCGGCGGCGTTTTTGACGGTTCAGGAAGGCTGCGACAAGTTCTGCGCCTTTTGTGTTGTGCCCTACACCCGCGGTGCCGAAGTTAGCCGCCCTGCCAGCCGCGTCTTGCAGGAAGCCCGCGATCTGGTTGAACGTGGCGTACGCGAAGTGACGTTGCTGGGCCAGAACGTAAATGCCTATCACGGGGCAGGGGATGCGGGCGACATGACGCTTGCGCAGCTGATCCGCGCCTTGGCCAAGGTCGACGGGCTGGAGCGGATCCGCTACACAACAAGCCATCCCAACGACATGGACGATGACCTGATTGCGGCCCATGGCGAAGTGCCCGAGCTGATGCCCTATCTGCATCTGCCGGTGCAATCGGGATCGGACCGGATTTTGAAACGGATGAACCGCAGCCATACCGCGGACAGCTATCTGCGCTTGCTGGAGCGCATTCGCGCCGCGCGTCCCGATATCATCCTGTCAGGTGATTTCATTGTCGGTTTCCCCGAAGAAACCGATGCTGATTTCGAGGCGACGATGGATTTGGTGCGCGAAGTGAAATACGGCTACGCCTATTCGTTCAAATACTCGACCCGCCCGGGCACACCTGCCGCCGAACGCGCCTTGGTGGATGCCGATGTGGCGGATGCGCGGTTGCAACGCCTGCAGGCCTTGATCACCGGGCACCAGCGCGAGATCCAGAACAGCATGGTCGGGCGTGACGTTTCGGTTCTGATTGAACGGGCAGGCCGCGAAGCGGGGCAGATGCTGGGCAAATCGGAATACCTGCATTCGGTGCATATCGAAAACTGCACCGCGCAAATTGGAGATATCGTAAATGTCAGAATCGCGGAGGCCAAAACCAATTCGCTGACCGCGCGACATCTTTAA
- a CDS encoding phytanoyl-CoA dioxygenase family protein: MPHPLLTQNQIDTYKRDGVVLIKGLFADHVDKLRSGVARNMAQPGPYASNNDKAGETGRFFDDYCNWQRIPEFEQVIRDSAAAQVGAALMQSETAQLFHDHVLVKEPGTSMATPWHQDGPYYFVEGRQTVSFWSPLDPVTEATLRCVAGSHLWEKPVLPTRWAKGDAFFDPAPYMPVPDPDAEGMDVREWHMEPGDAVAFNYGILHGARGNTANARRRAFSLRLVGDDARYVERPGPTSPPFPGHDMRAGQKLRRDWFPLLWPQN, from the coding sequence GTGCCTCACCCACTTCTTACACAGAACCAGATCGACACCTATAAGCGCGACGGTGTTGTGCTGATCAAAGGTCTGTTCGCGGATCACGTCGACAAACTCCGCTCCGGTGTCGCGCGTAACATGGCGCAGCCCGGCCCCTATGCATCCAACAACGACAAGGCGGGCGAAACGGGCCGGTTTTTTGACGATTATTGCAACTGGCAGCGCATTCCCGAATTTGAACAGGTGATCCGCGACAGTGCTGCGGCGCAGGTCGGTGCCGCGTTGATGCAAAGCGAGACCGCGCAGCTGTTTCACGATCACGTGCTGGTCAAGGAGCCTGGTACCTCGATGGCAACGCCGTGGCATCAGGACGGGCCTTATTATTTTGTCGAGGGGCGTCAGACGGTCAGTTTCTGGTCGCCGCTTGATCCGGTGACAGAAGCAACCTTGCGCTGTGTCGCGGGGTCGCATCTGTGGGAAAAGCCGGTGTTGCCAACACGTTGGGCCAAGGGCGACGCGTTTTTCGATCCCGCGCCCTATATGCCGGTGCCAGATCCCGACGCCGAAGGCATGGACGTGCGGGAATGGCACATGGAACCCGGCGATGCGGTGGCGTTCAACTATGGCATTCTGCACGGGGCGCGTGGCAATACCGCCAATGCGCGGCGGCGGGCGTTTTCGCTGCGGCTGGTGGGGGATGATGCGCGCTATGTCGAGCGCCCCGGTCCGACCTCTCCGCCGTTTCCCGGACATGATATGCGCGCGGGGCAGAAGCTGCGCCGCGATTGGTTCCCGTTGTTATGGCCGCAAAACTGA